From the Plasmodium brasilianum strain Bolivian I chromosome 7, whole genome shotgun sequence genome, the window ataaataaaacttaaaagtattgatgaaaaatgttcaaacattgaaaaacaaaaaatggtATGAACATATTAAACCAACGGTTTCCACAATTTATAATGCaccaataaaaaataaaaaacaaaaaaagaaaaaactaagaacatacaaaaacaaaaaacaactGCGCATGTAGatctatacatatacatactaaAATTGAttccttatatttttctcgCATTCGcagaatttctttttattcttatttaaaattcttttttatgagtactttttcatttcatctgatatattttaacatttaactttatttttcttttttcgtatttcattattttgtcaccctttttttgtcattttttcaccatttttttttaacttttttcattttttcttttttaattttttttttttcaataaaatagagaatattaaatttttttcctttttgacctcaataaataaaaatgaaatatgcaaaaaaaaaaataaaaatacaccacatttttcttttctttttcatgtttagaaatgtaatattatacatatatgcatatataatacgtacatacacatatacacatggattgtgaaaaaaataaaaaagggaaaaaaaaaatggtagcactattataataaattaaaaaatatctgGGTGCAAACACAATTTTATCATCACTTCAAAATTCAAAGaatacatattcatatacaaAATGAAGCTTATTTTACGCATTTTACTCATTTTACGCATTTTACTCATTTTACGCATTTTGCGCATTTTACACATTTcactctttttttatttacgtaAAAGACGGGTGAAcgtgaaaaaaaaggaaaaagaaggaaaaaaaaattatttgtactcaacataaataaaaaaactttaaaaCAAGTAGGcttatacatgcatacacacataaatatacatccatatatatatatatatatatatacacaaacaATGCATATACCTATATTCCGTATTACTGTATGTCGATGTACAATACATGGGGATAgagggaaaaagaaaaaagaattttctaACAACATTAATGAAAAGGAGCAAACATGTAAAAGATAAAACTCAAATgtgcaaaaatatttaaagtaaaatatttaggcataaaaatttgtaaaatccTCTGTTttatacgtgcatatatacatatatatattatatatttacatatgttatatacatatgcatacgcatatatatatctgaaGGGGGATGCTGacgaaattttaaaattatcctatgttgttcaattttttattattcttttttcttcttttttctcttctcttttccttttttctcttttcttttctcttatatcatcttttcttttctttttttttttttcttttttttcttttcttttctttcttttttttctttttttttttttatagtactTGTGAAAGCATaataaatacttaaaaaaaaaagaaaaaatagaatctACAAATGTGtgcttattatatatatacaacatatTTATGCTCTTTCATATGGGTTGGTAACAATCTTTTTATAAGCTCCTCTTCCTCTATAAAATGGTCTAAAGCTAGGTTGCCTGAGTCTACGAagaaattttcaaaaaaaaattagcgcAATTAATGTAAGTAAATGTGTGTGTGCTTGTTATGTGCGCACATACGTGTTCATGCACGGATCTGATTTCTTTAACCACGGAAAAAAAgatcataataaaataaatttagttTCGTATAAATGACTTTCTAATTTCACttgttccattttttatcttaaaaCATACCTTCCCCTTCCGTTTAATATTGTTTTCATTGATCTTCCTCTAAAAGCACTAATTCTGGGCCTATTAAATCCGGGTATGTTTCTTCTCTTACTACAAACCTGTAGTATAATTTTGGCAAAGGGGggtaaaaggaaaaaaaaaaaatacgataaaataaaaaaatgcaaataaagaaaaaaaggaaacaaataaaaaaatacaaaataaaaaaggaaaataaaattaattctcCAGGTACATTACTACATCACACCATAACCATTCGAACTTCTactcataaatatataaaaaattttggcATAAGGGCAAGGTGAAcgcaaataaaataaaaaaaattacaacatATGGCACTTTACAACATGCATATTTTGGGTTAACTTttatttgtctttttttaaagaacGATTCGGAAAGGGATAAAGCTGTTCGGACGGATGAAGCATCGGCAAATTCGATGTACGCATATCTACAAGGAAgtgcataatatataaagaaggTAAAAGGTATGAGACCCATTTtcacatatattttcttttttttttttttataacataataaataaaaaaatggcaTTTAGAAAAACATCAAAATGGGGAAATgtaaatgcaaaaataattGCTACTAGTAAATATACCCCTTGGAATGGcctgtatttttattaactaaTATGGTTACTCTATTTATTAATCCGCATTCTGAAAATAATGACTGCAATTCTTCTGGCTGTGTAGAATAATCAACCTGCATATTttgaaacgaaaaaaaaaaaaaaaaaaaggttaaacAAAGAAAATGATAAGATATAAAAGCTGCacgaaaaagaagaaaaacgTTTAAGAACTGCTAAACGTGCATAACATGTGCCACATATAATACACACatacgtgtatgtatgtatatatatatatatatatgttttttttcccctttatttttacatttccaACAAATATAGATCTGttgtttatttcttcttGCTCCATTTCATGTGAATCGAGAGCACCGGACTGATTCATCTGCATCTCAGCACCTTCATTCAtcatctaaaaaaaaaaaaagtaaaaaaggaagaattattaaaaagaaaaatatttaaaaaaaaaaaaatttttgccTGTTCACATACAAATATGCACACAATACATACAATATCGCAAATAACAATACGATATATAGTAGTATACACCTGGGTAAGCATACACAATGCCATTTATGCAAAGAATAGAAACACACTAATATGATATCTCTTTGTTACTTTCAATTTTTGTAGGTCACTAAATTCCTTATCaatgttatttatatcatcTACTTGTACTTTAAAATTCCCCCCATCATTTTTCCCCTTGTCAGAATTCATTGCCTCAatattcatttctttttttttttttttttttttttaatttaaaaaaaaagagattaaaataataaaacaaataaaacaattgaataataaaatagctGTGTGGCAGAGTAGCAAAATggcaaaatatattacaagtAAATTTGTAGGTATAATGGGGAAAGTTTTAATTTAACTATCTACCGTATCAgcatgtataaaataattgtcAAACTGTATACTTTCTTTGTAGTTATATAAGAtaacacatatgtatgtacgtacgtatgtatgtttgtattcatatatatatatatatatatatatatataatatacactttttttttaaatatatatgtacaaataaatagTACATAACTACTTACATCaaacttatatataacaatttatGGAGATAACCCcccttaaaatatatgtataattaaaaatgcatatttaaataaatgttcttttacatataaatatggcACATACGACGATTTACGCATAAAAACtatctataaatattttacccGTACAAATGTACacgtaaaataaattattaatataaaacgatgtaaggaaaaagtaaaaagtaaaacaataCATACactacataaaaatatatatatataaatatgctacgtaaaaatatattaaaattgtgcgttcaattttttttgcgtttacaatcatttaaattaaaaaaaagaaagaaataatgaaataaataaatagataaataaatgaggaaatgaagaaatgaagaaatgaagaaatgaagaaatgaagaaatgaagaaatgaagaaataaagtAGTAAAgcaataaagtaataaagcaataaagtaataaagcAATAAAGCAATAAAgcaataaagtaataaagtaataaagcaataaagtaataaagcaatgaaataataaagcaataaagtaataaagcAATGAAGTAATAAAgcaataaagaaataaaaaaaaaaaaaaggggaaacaGTGCTagtttgaatattttttaaaataaaataaaattatgttaatatctttattttttgtatatatgaaaacaaaaaaaaaaaaaaaaataaaataaacgtatgtatatgtttatatatgcatgtattatgtatgctTGTATATGtagtattatgtatgtatgtatatgtatgtatatgtattatgtatgtatatatatgtatgtatgtattacaTTTTATCAAATCGTGAAAAATTGTTTCTccatactaaaaaaaaaatctatttgtgtttatacatgtatttatatgtgtatatatgcatatatgtataaatgcaTTATGTATTCAAGTGTACGTTATTACTTTTAACGTTACGTTCTTTAAGCATGTACCACAAAATAGCGTAGCTCTTtgttatgcatatatgtacaattacTTGTTTATAAATAACTGATAGGAAGATAAACTTTGCATATGTACGAATTGTTGTACGTACGTTTTGCACgtgtttatgtatgtatatatgtattcgtacatacatgtatcAATACctgtaagtatatatacttgtatTCATACATGTATTAGTATATGTACTAATGTACATTTGCATATACGTGTAAAAGCAAAAAGTAATACTTTCGCCCCATACAGTTCCTGCGAAAGGAAGATTTTACATTTCCACACGTTACAgtatatacgtaaatataattatgattAGTTCAAggaaattttcttttttttccttttggaaggaaaataaaaatttaacgAATTGTcaatatttaatacatatataaatacatacataatacgtACAGAATACGTACATAATACGTACAGAATACGTACAGAATACGTAcagaatacatatataatacatacattacCCATACAtacgttcattttttttttcttttcatatatatattatcccCAATATTTATGTCTTCAATGTGATTACATATTTGTGCATTACGCTTTATGCATTATTTCCACCTTggaaatatttatagaaagaaaagaaaagttaAGACCTCATATACAGGTGTGAAGAAGGGTGTACTTGTGTGTATTATTTGTGcttatatgttaatatatatatgtacttatatctGTAGTTAtgaatgtatatgtgtatgtgtatatgtatgtatatgtgtatgtgtatatgtatgtatatgtgtatgtgtatatgtatgtatatgtgtatgtgtatatgtatgtatatgtgtatgtgtatatgtatgtatatgtgtatgtgtatatgtatgtatatgtgtatgtgtatatgtatgtatatgtgtatgtgtatatgtatgtatatgtgtatgtgtacatgtatgtatatatgtatatatgtttgtatgtatgtattaatacATAGTACGAAACAGTAACAAGTACGTAGTAAGTGTTCTGTGTACCTATATGAAAATGCCTTCATTTTTACTGCAAAAACTATggaacaaattattttttgaataaatacGTACTTGTATATGTTGTTGTGATCATTTTGTACACCCCTTTTTTACGTGGGTAACATTAACAACAAATTAGTAAAATGCAGAATATAAGGTCGATATAGCAATTACGTGTATGTATTGATGAATGTGTTATATGCGCTGCTTTATATCTCCCTAGTTGTTTAGGCTATAAGATATTGCTATAATAACGTTGCTTCAAATATGATGTAACTATATATAGGTATTTGTTCTATACAGTATACTTATGAGCAcctatatatgaatttatacaTCCGTACCCCCCCCCCCATCTccaataaattatataaaacttaCATTAAAATGTCGTTTATATTAAGACCCCTTTTCACCTACATTCATATAACGGGTAAGAAATAGACAATTCCATACAATACAGTTTccattttgcaaaaaaagaaaagaccTACTCGTCCTGTTGATCATTCaaggtacatatatatatatatatatatatatatttatataattcatttatgtatatttgaaaaggggagtaaaaaaaaaaaaaaaaaagtaaaaaacacTGAGGATTGAAGTGGcgatatttaaaaaataatgactTGCTGAATATACGTAATAAAACTTGTCCATATCAATAggtttaatataatttgtaaaaataaatttattctttaattttttattaagactgttttaatatttttttagttctttttttcttttttttttttatttttgcaaaacTTTCATAACagcctttaaaaaaaagagctaTTATTGTGCTGTTCTTTCATCAGGTGGTGAACCAATTGTAAAAGTCCCAACgcatttaatttttgctaAATTGGTTATGCACATTTTTGTTATTCCATAAAaggcaaatatatataaagcaaAAGGGGTCAAACGAAATAAGAAGCGTTAATAGTTAATACTAATTATTTACGTATTACTAAAAAAGCTGTTATAACGTTTTTGCGCAATGTTACGTTTTAGGGTCGTT encodes:
- a CDS encoding polyadenylate-binding protein 2, producing MNSDKGKNDGGNFKVQVDDINNIDKEFSDLQKLKMMNEGAEMQMNQSGALDSHEMEQEEINNRSIFVGNVDYSTQPEELQSLFSECGLINRVTILVNKNTGHSKGYAYIEFADASSVRTALSLSESFFKKRQIKVNPKYACCKVPYVVCSKRRNIPGFNRPRISAFRGRSMKTILNGRGRQPSFRPFYRGRGAYKKIVTNPYERA